A region of Cucumis melo cultivar AY chromosome 2, USDA_Cmelo_AY_1.0, whole genome shotgun sequence DNA encodes the following proteins:
- the LOC103487420 gene encoding uncharacterized protein LOC103487420 isoform X7, whose amino-acid sequence MADISNRLQQINTLICSGVKANKSLAYSSLLQIQQASNTNHTSIDALAEFSRDSIHPIVSDTQDEDEEIAAQALKCLGFIIYHSSIVAAIPAKEANFIFKSLAELISRTRLKSVCNLGVWCISIQQLDSDILAMNFQSLLLAVTRALNNPYGSLSTTFEAIQAITMLAAKLSDKMRESSNIWAPPIYRRLLSSDKRERDMSERCLLKIRSTILPPPLVLSKVLVKDMKESLLIGMDKLLSLGMKVQAIAAWGWFIRILGSHSMKNRSLVNNMLKIPERTFSDHDPQVQIASQVAWEGVIDALVHTPNLPCKFNLVKEKDSNQTVQLLNGNNCEIQANGFSKSIKLIMVPLVGVMLSKCDILVRVSCLNTWHYLLYKLESFVNSPSVIKLVLEPVLEAIFQLVPDNENLRLWTMCLSFLDDFLLAKCSHMDNDVTAQLCYKSEMVTSETVYSEAGERFWKRPIRWLPWNLNHLNFHLKMICVITSSASMETFNNENRTFAYDACQKLFKSVLKGLQLELKKPSANYDDVMFAIREILKFLRHLSDDKSGDVHIHHHLHYAVLHFIQAVTKELEPSILGSPLYEVELDLKAMDAVQSVNHTSYAQVLGVPSISHMDKVAPIIYLVVMYSLVTVRSTSKMHLTDCILKEMHKYFELVFSSFIPPNNLLAAASLVLYKNIVPSSLKIWIEIAKGLMESSTMGNHLTLKTKSETEGVDTICHFLSYPFVVCSSKKLCGSPLESLELESVVQVWNSLYGSVNTLQLDSFVSISFTEGLASMLKGCLDDQRMPGCGSESCSSCEDFIVVFLSIFVNIVTNLLNGLQISKRRSDRIMRKDSNREKSSFNSSSLRLAARFIGLLWIKQGKNSSNWLSRLYPLHCSCG is encoded by the exons ATGGCGGACATCTCAAACCGTCTCCAACAAATCAATACCCTAATTTGTTCTGGAGTCAAAGCAAACAAATCACTTGCCTACTCCTCTCTTCTACAAATCCAACAGGCTTCTAATACAAACCACACTTCAATTGATGCCCTAGCGGAGTTTTCTCGGGATTCGATACACCCTATCGTCTCCGATACACAAGATGAAGACGAAGAAAT CGCCGCACAGGCATTGAAGTGCTTAGGATTCATAATTTATCACTCATCGATTGTTGCTGCCATTCCGG CTAAAGAAGCCAACTTTATCTTTAAGTCATTGGCAGAACTAATCAGTAGAACGAGACTGAAG TCAGTGTGTAACTTAGGAGTCTGGTGCATATCTATTCAACAGCTTGATTCAGACATTCTAGCTATGAATTTCCAATCTTTATTGCTGGCAGTTACTCGTGCACTCAACAACCCCTATGGGTCTTTGTCGACCACTTTTGAGGCTATCCAG GCTATTACAATGCTGGCAGCCAAATTAAGTGATAAAATGAGAGAGTCATCCAATATATGGGCTCCTCCAATATACAGAAGACTTCTTAGCTCAGATAAAAGAGAGAGGGATATGTCAGAGAGATGTTTGTTGAAGATCAGGTCCACAATATTACCTCCTCCGCTAGTCTTGTCCAAG GTGCTCGTGAAAGATATGAAGGAATCGTTGCTTATTGGAATGGATAAATTATTAAGTCTTGGAATGAAGGTTCAGGCTATTGCAGCTTGGGGATGGTTCATCCGGATACTAGGATCTCATTCCATGAAGAACAGAAGTTTAGTAAATAATATGCTTAAAATTCCTGAGCGGACATTTTCAGATCATGACCCTCAAGTTCAAATTGCTTCTCAG GTTGCATGGGAAGGTGTAATTGATGCTCTTGTTCACACTCCAAATCTCCCGTGCAAATTTAATTTGGTCAAAGAAAAGGACAGCAATCAAACAGTGCAATTATTAAATGGAAATAATTGTGAAATCCAAGCAAATGGGTTTTCAAAAAGCATAAAGCTGATCATGGTGCCTTTGGTTGGTGTCATGCTGAGTAAATGCGACATACTTGTTCGCGTTTCATGTTTAAACACATGGCATTATCTTCTCTATAAACTTGAATCATTTGTAAACAGTCCATCCGTGATAAAATTAGTGTTAGAGCCTGTTCTCGAGGCAATTTTTCAGCTTGTTCCAGATAATGAAAATCTCAGATTGTGGACTATGTGTTTAAGTTTTCTGGATGATTTTCTATTGGCGAAGTGTTCACACATGGATAATGATGTAACTGCTCAGTTATGCTACAAATCAGAAATGGTGACGTCTGAGACTGTATATTCAGAAGCTGGTGAAAGGTTTTGGAAGCGTCCTATAAGGTGGTTGCCATGGAATCTAAATCATCTGAACTTTCATTTAAAAATGATTTGTGTTATCACCAGTTCAGCATCAATGGAGACCTTCAACAATGAGAATAGGACTTTTGCATATGATGCTTGTCAAAAGTTATTTAAATCTGTCTTAAAAGGACTCCAACTAGAGTTAAAAAAGCCCTCTGCTAattatgatgatgttatgtttGCTATAAGggagattttaaaatttttaagacATTTGTCTGACGATAAAAGTGGTGATGTCCATATTCACCATCATTTACATTATGCTGTCCTTCACTTTATTCAGGCTGTCACCAAGGAATTAGAACCTTCTATACTGGGATCCCCACTCTATGAGGTTGAATTAGACCTCAAGGCAATGGATGCAGTCCAATCAGTCAATCACACCAGCTATGCCCAAGTTCTTGGTGTGCCTTCTATATCTCACATGGATAAGGTAGCACCTATAATTTATTTAGTTGTAATGTACAGTTTAGTTACTGTTCGGTCTACTTCAAAAATGCACCTTACAGATTGCATCCTAAAGGAAATGCACAAATATTTTGAACTTgtattttcttcatttatacCTCCAAATAATCTACTTGCAGCAGCTTCATTAGTTCTATATAAAAATATTGTACCCAGTAGCCTGAAGATATGGATAGAAATAGCAAAAGGTTTGATGGAGAGCAGTACTATGGGGAATCATCTCACTTTGAAAACCAAGTCAGAAACTGAAGGAGTGGATACCATATGCCATTTCCTTTCTTACCCTTTTGTTGTATGCTCTTCAAAAAAATTGTGTGGCTCTCCCCTGGAGAGTCTTGAGCTTGAATCTGTTGTCCAAGTCTGGAATTCGCTTTATGGTTCTGTGAACACATTGCAGCTTGACAGTTTCGTGAGTATCAGTTTTACTGAGGGTTTGGCTTCTATGTTAAAAGGATGCCTTGATGATCAAAGGATGCCTGGGTGTGGGAGTGAATCTTGTTCTAGCTGTGAAGATTTCATTGTCGTTTTCCTCTCAATATTCGTCAACATTGTCACAAACCTTTTGAATGGGCTTCAAATTTCCAAGAGAAGATCAGATAGGATTATGAGAAAAGATAGTAACCGTGAAAAATCCAGCTTCAATAGTTCTAGCTTGAGATTGGCTGCCAG ATTTATTGGACTATTATGGATAAAACAAGGAAAGAATTCATCAAATTGGCTTTCCAG ATTATATCCTCTCCATTGCTCTTGTGGCTGA